One stretch of Flavobacterium sp. 9 DNA includes these proteins:
- a CDS encoding AraC family transcriptional regulator: MIDLVLSLFFFIAAIIGFATAIMVLFSKNKHAEKFFFGLFLCSLAVVSIYNFYMSANTFKDFPHIFIITKSFIFLAAPSAFLYLRSILFSEMEFKKYEWIHFLPFLIYLSMTILLWTGYNSSNLLMGYIALIGNSPYSLLSVTLWLTYAFCQTIMILHYDTKDIKGNHYYNKEVMNWIRIYNLILLVLFSILFTRHLLLGNGTAADDNLCCILISSVLIFTGIWLYFNPQIFNNQNHNSPAMDGAALTAQLEAVPKDREIKNSFLIDKELKIEKKQEISAKLDIAFSVKKLFLKKDFVIRDLSEETGISTHQLSNFINSEFNLHFQDYINLKRIEYFTEMVNEPKWKDFPLEEMTFASGFKSRTTCFRSFVKHTGKSPSQYLKKIRPNAAKPKKKRYDFGTK, translated from the coding sequence ATGATTGATTTAGTTCTATCGCTTTTCTTTTTTATAGCAGCAATAATTGGCTTTGCAACGGCTATTATGGTTCTGTTTTCAAAAAATAAACATGCAGAAAAATTTTTCTTTGGACTATTTCTCTGTAGCCTTGCTGTGGTAAGCATTTATAATTTTTATATGTCTGCCAATACCTTTAAGGATTTTCCGCACATCTTCATAATTACAAAATCATTTATTTTTTTAGCAGCTCCGAGCGCTTTTCTATATCTACGCAGTATTTTATTCTCAGAAATGGAATTTAAAAAGTATGAGTGGATACATTTTCTTCCATTTCTTATCTATTTGAGCATGACAATTTTATTATGGACAGGGTATAACAGTAGCAATCTCTTAATGGGTTATATCGCCCTTATAGGAAACAGTCCCTACTCCCTATTAAGTGTGACCTTATGGCTCACGTATGCATTTTGTCAGACCATTATGATTTTACATTATGACACAAAAGATATAAAAGGAAATCATTATTATAACAAAGAGGTAATGAATTGGATTAGAATATATAATTTAATACTGCTGGTTTTGTTCTCTATACTATTCACGCGTCACCTCCTATTGGGCAACGGAACGGCAGCGGATGACAATTTATGCTGTATTTTGATCTCATCAGTTCTTATTTTTACAGGCATCTGGCTTTATTTTAATCCGCAAATTTTTAACAACCAGAACCATAATAGCCCTGCGATGGACGGTGCTGCATTAACTGCACAACTAGAGGCAGTTCCAAAAGACAGAGAAATAAAAAATTCATTCCTCATAGATAAAGAATTAAAAATTGAAAAGAAACAGGAAATTTCGGCAAAACTCGATATTGCTTTCTCTGTAAAAAAGCTCTTTCTGAAAAAGGATTTTGTAATTCGTGATCTATCCGAAGAAACTGGCATATCAACTCATCAGCTTTCTAATTTTATCAATAGTGAATTTAATCTTCATTTTCAGGATTACATCAATTTAAAAAGGATTGAATATTTTACCGAAATGGTTAATGAGCCCAAATGGAAAGATTTTCCATTAGAAGAAATGACCTTCGCTTCCGGCTTCAAATCCAGAACAACCTGTTTTAGGTCATTTGTGAAACACACAGGAAAATCTCCTTCCCAGTATTTAAAAAAAATTAGACCCAATGCCGCTAAACCTAAAAAGAAAAGGTACGATTTCGGCACAAAATGA
- a CDS encoding transporter — protein MIIKFNRIKIKLGSMVLLLLVSFFSQAQLKGGHILGAMGLQSGTQTPANTLSVYVPGYFYSASSLRNPDGDKSIANPDLTMSITGAGASYVSDFKILGANYGATILLAFAANTIQGNSTDVHNSLAFTDTYIQPLQLGWHNKRADFVFSYQIYLPTGKFEMGASDNSGLGMFMNEFSAGTTLFFNDKKTFHFSALASYEINGKKKDTDIKVGDLLSIEGGLGKTFYMMDAEKTAPKGILNAGLIYYLQYKVTNDQIPVPVLGAIETNKDRVGGIGAEINYFHIGCSTSAGFRWIAEVEAVNRFQGNTFFLTLAHVFSFEKK, from the coding sequence ATGATAATCAAATTTAATAGAATAAAAATAAAATTAGGCAGTATGGTACTGCTGTTGCTGGTTTCCTTCTTTTCACAAGCGCAGCTCAAAGGAGGCCATATCCTCGGTGCAATGGGATTACAGTCTGGGACTCAAACTCCTGCCAATACCCTAAGTGTTTACGTACCGGGGTATTTTTACAGTGCATCTTCATTGAGAAACCCAGACGGAGATAAATCCATTGCAAATCCTGATTTAACCATGAGTATTACAGGTGCAGGAGCATCTTATGTTAGTGATTTTAAAATTTTAGGGGCTAATTACGGGGCCACTATTTTACTTGCTTTTGCAGCAAATACCATTCAGGGAAACAGTACAGATGTTCATAATTCTTTGGCTTTTACAGATACATACATTCAGCCATTACAATTAGGTTGGCACAATAAAAGGGCCGATTTTGTTTTTAGCTATCAAATCTATTTGCCAACAGGTAAATTTGAAATGGGAGCTTCAGATAATAGTGGTTTAGGAATGTTTATGAACGAGTTTTCCGCCGGAACGACTTTATTTTTTAATGACAAAAAAACATTTCATTTCTCGGCTTTGGCCTCTTATGAGATAAATGGAAAAAAGAAAGATACTGATATTAAAGTGGGAGACCTTTTAAGTATTGAAGGAGGCCTGGGAAAAACATTTTATATGATGGATGCTGAGAAAACTGCCCCCAAGGGAATATTAAACGCGGGATTGATATATTATCTGCAATATAAAGTGACGAACGATCAAATCCCTGTGCCGGTATTGGGCGCTATTGAAACCAATAAAGATCGTGTTGGCGGTATAGGGGCTGAGATAAATTATTTTCATATTGGATGCAGTACCTCAGCCGGGTTTCGCTGGATTGCTGAGGTGGAAGCTGTAAATAGATTTCAGGGAAATACATTTTTCTTAACCCTCGCACATGTTTTCAGTTTCGAGAAAAAATAG
- a CDS encoding BamA/TamA family outer membrane protein has translation MVPTIITEPALGGIGGAVVPIFLKKHDPVIDENGKKRFIDPDITGAMGMYTGNKSWVAGAFRAGSFVKPRIMYRVGAGYGDVNMSFYENSSSGKDQKIDLNFKSFVFYTRVMKQFRNAKWSAGPQYFLLDSKINFPDLNDLPSFAKLTDVKSVVSQLGAAIQFDGRDNIFTPDKGIRLQSDFFWSDKAIGSDYQAWRLNLSAIGYYPLTKKLIGGLRIEGEQAFGSPPFYLRPGINLRGIPAARYQGKASIVTEGELRWDLYRRWSLMGYGGVASAFNDWDNAFAKPIVYSYGTGFRYLLARKFKLRMGVDVAKGNEDWAYYIVFGSNWLR, from the coding sequence GTGGTTCCTACTATCATAACCGAGCCCGCCCTGGGAGGCATTGGCGGCGCGGTGGTACCTATTTTTCTTAAAAAACACGATCCGGTTATTGATGAAAACGGAAAGAAAAGATTTATAGATCCTGATATTACCGGAGCGATGGGAATGTATACAGGTAATAAGAGCTGGGTTGCAGGTGCATTTCGGGCAGGAAGTTTTGTGAAACCAAGAATAATGTACCGCGTGGGAGCTGGTTATGGAGATGTAAACATGTCATTTTATGAAAATTCATCCAGTGGGAAAGACCAAAAAATAGACCTTAATTTTAAATCCTTTGTGTTTTACACGCGGGTCATGAAGCAGTTTCGAAACGCAAAATGGAGTGCCGGTCCCCAATATTTTTTATTAGATTCTAAAATTAATTTCCCCGATTTAAACGACCTTCCCTCCTTTGCAAAACTAACAGATGTCAAGAGTGTCGTGAGTCAGTTAGGAGCAGCGATTCAGTTTGACGGACGTGATAATATCTTTACTCCCGATAAGGGAATACGGCTGCAGTCAGATTTTTTCTGGTCAGATAAAGCGATCGGGAGCGACTATCAGGCTTGGCGTTTAAACCTGTCAGCAATCGGATATTATCCCCTAACTAAAAAATTAATTGGCGGGCTCAGAATCGAGGGAGAACAGGCATTTGGAAGTCCGCCTTTTTATCTTCGGCCCGGAATAAATTTAAGAGGAATTCCTGCTGCCAGATATCAGGGAAAAGCCAGTATCGTAACCGAAGGTGAATTAAGATGGGATTTGTACAGAAGATGGAGCCTCATGGGCTATGGCGGGGTTGCAAGCGCGTTTAACGATTGGGACAATGCTTTTGCAAAACCGATCGTTTACAGTTACGGAACAGGTTTTAGATATCTGCTAGCCAGAAAATTCAAACTTCGTATGGGGGTTGACGTTGCAAAAGGTAATGAAGACTGGGCTTATTATATTGTTTTTGGGAGCAATTGGCTGCGGTAA